One Ignavibacterium album JCM 16511 genomic region harbors:
- a CDS encoding D-glucuronyl C5-epimerase translates to MNLFHYLNKALVFIKPDKASYWHTITRCAIDHKPDSLGRYYLNFESKLAYPEKFDENDIPLWKTNDESYFYHPIVICQYAFGIFEHLYHKNFSDEELKLKFLKQADWLKNNFTEINCGKIWYIHYDIPLYGIKKPWYSALAQGEAVSVLTRAYLLTKDETYLNLAEDAIKPFFAEVKNGGLVNYFNSIPIYEEYPSQSRTVGVLNGFMFSLFGLYDLFITNKSENSKKLFLKGIDSLKELLPYYDTGYWARYFLYDYPKRYVASYTYISLMYEQLKVLYYLTGEKIFSEYSERWKFYTEKKWNKLRALLEKIIYANTVNK, encoded by the coding sequence TTGAACCTATTTCATTACTTAAATAAAGCTTTAGTTTTTATAAAACCGGATAAAGCAAGCTACTGGCATACAATAACAAGATGCGCAATTGATCATAAACCGGATTCGTTAGGCAGGTATTATTTGAATTTTGAATCGAAGCTTGCTTACCCGGAGAAGTTTGATGAAAATGACATTCCATTATGGAAAACAAATGATGAATCTTATTTTTACCATCCCATTGTAATTTGTCAGTATGCATTTGGGATATTTGAACATTTATATCATAAAAATTTTTCTGATGAAGAGCTTAAATTAAAATTTCTTAAACAAGCCGACTGGTTAAAAAATAATTTTACAGAAATTAATTGTGGTAAAATCTGGTATATTCATTATGATATTCCTTTGTATGGAATAAAAAAACCATGGTACTCAGCATTAGCTCAGGGAGAGGCTGTATCTGTATTAACACGAGCTTATCTTCTTACCAAAGATGAAACATATTTAAATCTTGCTGAAGATGCAATCAAACCTTTTTTTGCCGAAGTTAAAAATGGTGGGCTGGTAAATTATTTCAACTCAATCCCGATTTATGAAGAGTATCCTTCTCAGAGCAGAACAGTGGGTGTTTTGAATGGTTTTATGTTTTCGCTTTTTGGTTTATATGATTTGTTCATTACAAATAAGTCTGAAAACTCTAAAAAGTTATTTTTAAAAGGAATTGATTCACTCAAAGAATTATTACCATATTATGATACTGGTTACTGGGCAAGATATTTCTTATACGATTATCCCAAAAGATATGTCGCATCATATACTTATATTTCACTTATGTATGAACAGCTGAAAGTCTTATACTATCTGACAGGTGAAAAAATATTTTCTGAATATTCAGAACGATGGAAATTTTATACAGAAAAAAAATGGAATAAACTAAGAGCATTATTAGAAAAAATCATTTACGCAAACACAGTCAATAAATGA
- the murJ gene encoding murein biosynthesis integral membrane protein MurJ, whose product MQKTSSIGSATIILTIFGLIAKATGFFREVLFANYFGISREYEFYLVASVLPITLNSIALYIYQNYFIPAYSKREILGYEHSADFSKKTFLNSLLIALFTVSIIILFRIPIIKIYLGNKLVSDKIEILFIIFSLTVPLSIVSGFLIAYLQTQFNFKSPAVAALSLNILTILALIIFKETNIIYIAYSYLSGVLIQTIVLLKVSNILKLLRINLNRASEKVKSIDSTILWILLIEVIGQLYILSDRYFLSRVDEGGIAAINYALTIFLLPISIITISISTAVFPKFSQLAASNSKFELKDKITTALVSISLLFIPINLIFIFWRKEVVRIFYERGNFTFNSTQLTSDVLFYFSLSLIFYSLYGILNKIFYVYGKVKALFVVTVLGIALKIALNFILVGSLKQNGLAISTSLSYIFFFILSLIIIHSLFKLIAFRALVIKFIFYLVNGLFSFLIVHILFTLITIDTILFDLIKITLFLLIYYINNQVMNDKYQLEIQNELIRILPNKLFKREI is encoded by the coding sequence ATGCAAAAAACTTCTTCAATTGGAAGTGCCACAATAATTCTAACAATTTTTGGCTTGATTGCTAAAGCTACCGGCTTTTTCAGAGAGGTTTTATTTGCAAACTACTTTGGCATTTCAAGAGAATATGAATTTTATCTGGTTGCTTCTGTATTACCAATAACTCTGAACTCAATTGCTCTTTACATTTATCAGAACTATTTCATTCCGGCATATTCAAAAAGAGAAATTTTAGGTTATGAGCATTCGGCGGATTTTTCAAAAAAAACTTTTTTGAATTCCTTATTAATTGCACTCTTTACGGTTTCGATCATTATTTTATTCAGAATTCCAATCATAAAAATATATTTAGGCAATAAACTTGTTTCAGATAAAATTGAAATATTGTTTATTATTTTCAGTTTAACTGTCCCGTTAAGCATTGTCTCTGGTTTCTTAATCGCCTATTTACAAACTCAGTTCAACTTTAAATCACCAGCAGTTGCTGCACTGAGCCTTAATATTCTTACTATTCTTGCTCTGATAATATTTAAAGAAACAAATATTATTTATATCGCCTATTCCTATCTTTCAGGAGTTCTAATTCAGACAATAGTTTTACTTAAAGTTTCAAACATTTTAAAGTTACTCCGAATAAATTTGAATAGAGCTTCGGAAAAAGTTAAATCAATCGATTCAACTATACTTTGGATACTACTGATTGAGGTCATCGGCCAATTATACATTTTATCTGATAGATATTTCCTTTCAAGAGTTGATGAAGGTGGAATCGCTGCCATTAATTATGCTCTAACAATTTTTCTGTTACCAATTTCCATAATTACAATCTCAATATCAACTGCTGTGTTTCCAAAATTTTCACAACTGGCTGCTTCAAATTCTAAATTTGAACTGAAAGATAAGATAACAACAGCACTGGTTAGTATTTCACTTTTATTTATTCCAATAAACTTAATTTTTATCTTTTGGAGAAAAGAAGTTGTTAGAATTTTTTATGAGAGAGGCAATTTTACATTTAACAGCACACAATTAACATCTGATGTTTTATTTTATTTTTCTTTAAGTTTAATCTTTTATAGTCTTTACGGAATTCTGAACAAAATATTTTATGTATATGGCAAAGTTAAAGCATTATTCGTTGTTACAGTTCTTGGAATTGCTTTAAAGATTGCATTGAATTTCATTTTAGTGGGTTCATTAAAACAAAATGGACTAGCTATATCAACTTCGTTGAGCTACATTTTCTTTTTTATTTTAAGTTTAATAATAATTCATTCACTGTTTAAGTTAATAGCATTTAGAGCTCTTGTAATAAAATTTATTTTTTATCTAGTCAATGGGCTATTTTCATTTTTAATTGTTCATATATTATTTACTCTTATTACTATCGACACAATTTTGTTTGATTTAATCAAAATAACATTATTCCTGTTGATCTATTACATCAATAATCAGGTTATGAATGATAAATATCAACTCGAAATTCAAAACGAGCTTATTAGAATTTTACCAAATAAATTATTTAAAAGAGAAATTTGA
- a CDS encoding class I SAM-dependent methyltransferase, which yields MTNHRNIIYENYHSKFNSRIANVTQNDLDSLYRHYDEKILPSLKLFRKNSSILELGCGPGYLLDYLKQKGYVNVKGIDISEEQIEIAQSKGHNVSVGDVFVYLKNSTEKFDVIFAFDLLEHFTKDELLELTELVHYSLREEGLFLIRTPNGQGIFAGQIIYGDLTHQTILNPNSLTQLLAINGFKEIKFIENSPVGKNLFGILRLFLWKSLKLFLNFMKIIESGGKQDIWTHDFFCIAKK from the coding sequence ATGACAAATCATCGAAATATTATTTACGAAAACTATCATAGTAAATTCAATTCAAGAATCGCCAATGTTACTCAAAATGATCTGGACAGTTTATATCGTCACTATGATGAAAAGATTTTACCATCCTTAAAATTATTTAGGAAAAATAGCAGCATACTTGAACTTGGCTGTGGTCCTGGTTATCTCCTCGATTATCTTAAACAAAAAGGTTATGTAAATGTAAAAGGAATTGATATTTCAGAAGAGCAAATTGAAATTGCTCAATCCAAAGGACACAATGTCAGTGTTGGGGATGTATTTGTTTATCTGAAAAATTCAACTGAAAAATTTGATGTAATCTTCGCATTTGACTTACTTGAACATTTCACCAAAGATGAATTATTAGAGTTGACAGAGTTAGTCCATTACTCACTAAGAGAAGAAGGTCTGTTCTTAATCAGAACTCCAAATGGACAAGGTATTTTTGCTGGTCAAATTATTTATGGTGACTTAACTCATCAGACAATATTAAATCCTAATTCATTAACTCAATTGCTTGCAATAAATGGATTTAAAGAAATTAAATTTATTGAGAATTCCCCGGTAGGAAAAAATTTGTTCGGTATTCTAAGATTATTTTTATGGAAATCACTTAAGCTGTTTTTAAATTTTATGAAAATAATTGAAAGCGGTGGTAAACAGGATATCTGGACTCACGATTTTTTTTGTATAGCAAAAAAATAA